TCCGGGTCGTCGAGCAGTCCGCGAGCCTCGGCCTCGCGGTCGTCCAGCGCCTCGAGCGCCCGCCAGGTCTGGACGATGGGCTGCAGGTCGGCGTATTCCTTGCTCAAGCGCCGGAACTCATCGCTGGCGCCGGCCAGTTCGGGGCTGGCCAGCTGGCGTTCGACCTCCTCGAAGCGCTCGACCGCCTGTTCCAACCGGCGGCGCATGCCCGGGCTCACGCGTCGTCTCCCCGCAGCATCAGCCGACGCGCCGCGTCGAGCAGCGGATCGTCGGCGCGCTCGGCGGCTTCGCGCACCGCCGTACTCGGCGGGTGGAGCAGCCGGTTGGTCAGGCGGTGGCCGAACTGCTTCAGCACGTCCTCGGCGTCGCGCCCGGCGGCCAGGTCGCGCAGCGCGCGATCGAGCAGTCGGTCGCGCTCGTCGAAGGCCTGCTCGCGCATGGCCTTGAGCGTGGCGCTGGCCGCGTGCAGGTTCAGCCAGCGATCGAAGGCTTCGGTCTGGCCATCGACGATGGCGCCGGCCTGGTCCAGTGCATCGAGGCGCTGCTGGTGACCGCGCTGGGCGATCTCGCGCAGGTCGTCGATGGTGTAGAGGTAGACATCCTCGAGTTCGCCGATCGACGGCTCGACGTTGCGCGGTACCGAGAGGTCGACCATGAACAGAGGGCGTCGCCGGCGCTTCTCGAGTGCGCGCCGGATCATCGGCTCGGTCACCACCGGCTCGGGGCTGCCGGTGCAGGCAACGACCACGTCGTGGTCCGGTAGCGCGTCGGCCAGGGCATCGAGGCCGATCGCGCGCGCGCCGAACTCCGCGGCCAGTCGATCCGCCCGTTCCGCGCTGCGGTTGGCGATCGTCAGCCGGTTCAGGCCCTTGCCCAGAAAGTGCCGGCAGCAGTCCTCGATCATCTCGCCGGCGCCGACCATCAGCGCGCCGACCCGGCCGACGTCGCCGAAGATCTGGTGCGCGAGCTTCAGGGCCGCGAAAGGCAGGGTCACGGGATTGTGTCCGATGCCCGTCTCGGTCCGGACCAGCTTGGCGGTCTGGAACGCATGCTGGAACAGCCGATCGAGCACCGGGCCCAGCGTGCCGGTCTCGCGCGCCCCGCTCCAGGCGGTCTTGACCTGGCCTGTGATCTGCGGTTCACCGAGCACCATCGAGTCCATGCCGGAGGTCACGCGCAGCAGGTGGGCGACCGCCGGAGACCCCCGCAGGCCGTAGAGGTGTCGGCCCATCGAGCCGGGTGCCGCGCCGTGCCAACGGTGTAGCCAGTCGTCGAGGGCCTGTATGCTAGCCTCGGCGCCGGCGACATAGAGTTCCGTCCGGTTGCAGGTGCTGACGATCGCGCATTCCTCGACACCGTCGACGGCGTGCAGCGCGGTCAGGGCGTCGTCGAGGCGGTCCGGCACGAACGCGAGGCGCTCGCGAACCGCGACCGGCGCCGTTTGATGACTCAGCCCGAGGGCAAGAAGCGACATGCGCGAACCAGGTTCGGA
Above is a genomic segment from Halomonas denitrificans containing:
- the hemA gene encoding glutamyl-tRNA reductase translates to MSLLALGLSHQTAPVAVRERLAFVPDRLDDALTALHAVDGVEECAIVSTCNRTELYVAGAEASIQALDDWLHRWHGAAPGSMGRHLYGLRGSPAVAHLLRVTSGMDSMVLGEPQITGQVKTAWSGARETGTLGPVLDRLFQHAFQTAKLVRTETGIGHNPVTLPFAALKLAHQIFGDVGRVGALMVGAGEMIEDCCRHFLGKGLNRLTIANRSAERADRLAAEFGARAIGLDALADALPDHDVVVACTGSPEPVVTEPMIRRALEKRRRRPLFMVDLSVPRNVEPSIGELEDVYLYTIDDLREIAQRGHQQRLDALDQAGAIVDGQTEAFDRWLNLHAASATLKAMREQAFDERDRLLDRALRDLAAGRDAEDVLKQFGHRLTNRLLHPPSTAVREAAERADDPLLDAARRLMLRGDDA